Within the Planctomycetaceae bacterium genome, the region GATAATGATCGTACAGGGAATCCCGGACACGCCATAGATCGTCGCACCGATACCATTGCGGTCCAGTAACGTAGTCGGTGCCAGATTTCGGTCTGCCAGAAACTTCGAAACGGTCGCAGGTTTCTCTTTCAGATTGACCGCCACCAGCATTACTTTTTCCGGGGCGAATTCCGATGTCGCTCGTACATATTCGGGCATGATTTTTGTGCACGGTCCACACCATGATGCCCAGAAATCGAGGATCAGCACTTTCCCCGAATGGTCGGACAATCGGAACGGAGAACCATCCAGCATCGGTAGCGACAGGTCCGGTGCAGGTTCTCCAACAAGTTCCATCACCTGCTCATCTGTTGTCGGCATTTGCCATTTCGGGTCCGGGGCGTGATGAAGGTCCCATGCTGTGTAGCTGGCGAAGTTTTCATCGGAATTCCATTGGCCGGAGAAGATCTCGCGAATGCTGCCCGATGGAATTTGACAGTTGCCGAGCATGCTGGATGTTCCCGTCAGCGCGGTGTCATCCATCTGACCAGGAATCAGACTCATCGCCAGCCCCTGGTCCATGACAATCTGAATCGCATGCTCATCCTTCACAAGCGTTGCGCCTGTCACCTGCTCACTGGTCCCATCACTGCCCATTGCCCCGCTCGGAATATCCGGCGGAGGCGTCAGCCAGATGATGGAAGCGATACGATGCCGTTCAATCTGCAGTGTTTCCTGCTGAGATTCGAATCGCACAAAGGTCTCATCGGCATTGATCAGGTGACCGCGAAGCAGATCACCATTCGGAGACATCAACACGTGCGTTGCAGGTGCTTCAGATCGGAATCTGGGAACGGTCAGCGTGATGGCCTTTGCATCGTCGTCGATGAAGTGCCGGATTGAGTTCCCGACGGTATCTCGAATCTGAAGATTGCTCAGTCTGACAAACGTCTCGCCCTCGATCGGGTTTGGACTTACTCTGTTTCCATTTGCGCGAACTGCGTTCGGAGGTTGAATACCGGAGCTGCGGCGTCGGTTGATCACACTCGCTCTCACCAGCAATGCGCGGGACGTTCGATCGATACTGTCCATCTCGAACGATTGAGCGACCTGGCCGTTCACAGATACTCTCAGCTTGTTGCCCTGCCGGAAGATGGTGATACGAGCCTTCATCGCGGGCAGCTTGATCTCTGTGTCCACATCATCTGCTCTGCGACGTCCATCAACCGATCCATCCATCACCATGATGGTGTTGTCGCGAATCGCAAAGGCGATTGCAGGGCCGCCTGGTTGGTTACTTGGGATCTGAGTGAACAGATTCAGAAGGACGTTGGCAGAAACATTCTCGGTCCATGAAAGGGAAAATTCGACAACGTCACCATTCAGAATGGAGGCGTGCCCGATGGCTTCGGAAGCTCGGAAAGTAACGTGGTCCGGTTTCAGATCCGGGCTGCCGACAATGCGTCTCCAGTTGGGATCTGAGAATCCGCCGCCGCTTTTCTTTGGCTGCTTTGGATTTGCAAGCTCAATGGCTCGAACGACCCCGGCATCCACTTCGACGGCGTCAAAGAATGGGGAAGAAAGCTGAATTTTCTGAGATGTACACTGCAAAACGCGGCAGGGAATGACATCGTTGTTTCGCAGGTAGATAACGTCCGGAAAGGCATCCGCGTCATAATCAGACTCATTCCCTTTGCGGCCTGCAAGAATTCGGGCGGGCTGGCCCGAACGCAGACGGACCGCATTGCGACCACCCGGCGGCGTCCAAAGAATCGGGTGCGTGGGATGGTTATCGATGGTTAACGATCCTGGAAGAGTTCCATCTGCAAAGAAAAGCCGGTCCGGCAACGGTTGCTCCGTGCCTGTTGCCGGAAGTCGAATTCGTTGAATGGATTCGATCGACGATATGATGGGGTCGATACTGTTGAGGGTTTGAACAGTGATGGTTTTTTCGTCGGCTTTCATCCATTCGCCGGAAATTAATTCTCCGTTGCTCCACGTAGCTGCGATCTGGCTGACGGACCTTTCCGGCACATTGGCATAATGGCTGACGATCCCCTGGATCTCGGAGACTTTGACAGGTTGTTTGCCGTCGTCGGTGATCAGGATTGCCTGATCCGGTGTGCCGACGATGGCCTGCAATTGTCCATAGTACGACATGCCATTCGTCAGGTGAATGCGGCTGAATTCAGGTTTGACACCTTCGAAATTGCTTCCATCCCATTGCGACACCGTGAGATGTTCGATTGAAAGATCGTGAGATCCGTTGCGGATCAGCAATCCTGGATTGCCTGGCGACGAATTCCTGGTGTCAAGTTCGGCGAGTTGCTGACCACTTTCTGAATAAACGATCATTCGATGAGCAACGTGATCGACAAAGAGCATCAGGTGCAGCCGACGAGTGTTGTTTTCCAGCCGGCGAACTTCTTTGAAAACATCATTGCTTACCGCAACCAGTGTCTGATCCCAGACCTCCAGTCTTAAGCTGGAGTCCGTGTTGCTGCCAAGAGAAAAAACAAACGAAGGGCATTCCGTGGAAGTCAGAATCAATTCGACTTCATAGCGATCCGGAAGCTGCAGCGGCCGAAACATGACCGCGTCTGCTCTGGTCGTTGTCACATGTCCGCCGCGTTCTTCGACCCAGCCTGGTGGTTCTGTCCATGAGGAAATCAGCGGATGTCGCCAGCCGGTTAAACCTGACGGTCCGGCATACAATAAGCTGGCGTTTGCTGGCTGCGAGTCCTGTGATCCTGAATGAACCAGTCTCATCTGTTTGCGTAACAATTTCACGAGCCCATGACGATCCGTCTGAAGATAGAATTCGTCTTCTGTTATCCCCGTCAGCACTCCCGCCAGAACGTCACCATTCCGCATCTGAAAGACATGCATGCCGGGCGGAATGGATTGCCGTTCCTGTTGTGGCCAGGTCACGGATGCCAGATCCGCAAGCTGGATCTGCATCGGTTGCTCAAAGAGGAGTGACTGCCAGGACAGTGTCTCCTTATCTGCTGTAACAAGCTTTCCGGGAAGATTGTCTCCGCTGACCCAGTGCAAGACCGGATCATCCGCGCGACATGGCCCCCGTCCGATCATCAGCGCGATGAGCAGTAACTGGACTGGCAGAATCGTGAATGAAAACGAGCGGATGAACGACAACACGAATCGCCTGCGAATTAAGCAGTGATGAGGACACAAGTCGGCGACCGTTCGGGGTCCGGCTATTGTTTTGCAGATGGGGCGGAGAGCACGTTTCGCTGGGAGACCGGCGGGCAACTTAGTCATGACTTCCCCAGAAGCGATGCAATGTTCTGTGTTGTTGGAGAATGAATCACGCCGCGTTCTGTGATCAATGCTGTAATCAGCGACGCCGGTGTTACGTCGAACGCCGGGTTGTAAACGGCGGCTTCCATCGGCGCTGTGATTCGGCCAAATCCACAGCGAATCTCATCGGCCGACCGTTGTTCGATGGGAATCAGACTTCCATCCGGAATGTTGAAATCAAATGTGCTCGATGGCGCCGCGACGTAAAACGGAATGCCATGATGTTTCGCAAGGACGGCCACCCCGTACGTCCCAATCTTGTTGGCCGCATCACCGTTTGCCGCAATTCGATCAGCCCCGGTGATCACCGCCTGAATTCGCCCTTCTTTCATCACTTGTGCCGCCATGTTATCGCAAATCACGGTCACGGGAATTTGTCGGCGAGACAATTCCCACGCCGTCAGACGACTCCCCTGCAACAGCGGACGCGTCTCATCTGCAAAGACGTGCAGTCGTTTTCCGGCCCGATGGGCAGAATAGATCACGGACAAAGCCGTACCGTCGCCTGCTGTGGCCAATGCTCCGGCATTGCAGTGAGTCAGAATGGAGGCGGATTCGGGCAGCAACGCCGCACCGTGTTCGCCCATCTGCCGACACATTTGAACGTCTTCCTGATGGATACGTTTTGCTTCTGCAAGCAGTCCGTCATGGATCTCGGCGGGCGGCAGATCATGAAGTGATGCCGCATGCCGCTCCATTCGATCCAGTGCCCAGAATAAATTGACGGCCGTCGGTCGACTTGTTGCGAGAAAATGACTGACCTGCTTCAGACTGTTTGCAAATTCATCGGCGGTTCCGTGTCGGTGAGGTTGTGTTCCGACGACGACACCATAGGCCGCAGCCACCCCGATGGCCGGAGCTCCTCGAACTCGCAACACCTTGATTGCATCCCAGACAACTTCCACTGTGGGGCAGGAGATTTCCTGAAAAACCTCGGGAAGCAATGTCTGATCAATCATCCACAGCACACCGGATTCTGCATCGCCCTTCCAGTGAAGCGTCTGAAAATCGGAACCGGATTTGTCGTCGTTCATCGGATTACCATTCTGCCGCGCCACGACACGGTCCTGCGTTGCACCGAGATCACAGGGCACGGTCATTACCTTGCATGTCGCATTGGATTTGCCGGACTAAGAATTCCGGACGGAGATCTTCGGACAATAACTGACCTTCAGCGGGATCGAACATTTGCTGATCAGCTGAAGGGCAACGGGACAAAATGCAGACGTCCGTTACTGAGCGGACTGCGCCTGAAATTGTTCAGACAATTCGTTCCATCGCCGTTCCAGCTGCGTCACTTTTTCCGGATGGGCAGTTGCCAGATTAGTGGATTCCCCACGATCTTTGCTCAGGTCGTACAGTTCCCAGGGTTCGCCATTGGAAGCGACGATCTTCCAGTCCCCAAGTCTCAAAGCTCGATGATTGTCGTGGCACCACCAGAGTTCTTCATGCGTAACGGTTCCATCCTCTTTGAAAAGGGGCACCAGACTGTGACCGGGCGCTTTGGGGACGGGTTCGCCCTGCCATTCTTCCGGGGCTCTTGTACCGGCAACGTCCAGAACTGTCGGGACGATATCAATCAGGTGTCCCGGGGTATGACGCAATTCGCCTCTGGAGGTGATTCCTTTGGGCCAGTGAGCGATCAGCTCTGTTGAAATGCCACCTTCGTGCACCCAGGTTTTGTGTCGACGATGGGGAGTGTTGGCAAGGCTTGAAAAGCCAGGCCCCAGGCAGAGAAAGGTCTCGCCGGATCCCATCGGAGCGTCGGGATTGTGGCTGTCTCCTCGCACCATGATTTCAGCACTGGCCCCGTTGTCCGAGGCAAACAGAATCAGTGTGTTCTCGAAGGCATTCATCTGTTTCAGTTGACTGATCACGCGACCAATCTCCTGATCCATTCGGTCGACCATGGCAGCATGGATCGCCATTTTTGTTGCCTGAAACTCCTGCTGGGTTTCGGTGAGTTCATTCCACGGCAGAGGACGAAAGATTTCGCCGGGTCCCAGCTTGTCCAGATCTTTCGGGAAATCATAAGGTGGACCCAGTTCGCGTTCCATTTGAGGTGGATCGTGGTGAATGATTCCAAGGTCTTTCATGCGCTGTCCGCGTGACTGCTGAGCTTTGTTCCATCCCTGCAGATAGGTCGTGCGATACTTATCAATATCTTCCTGTAACGCGTGAAGAGGAAAATGGGGCGACGTAAACGCGATGTAACTCAGGAATGGCCGATCCGGGTGTTCAGATGCATGTTCCTGGAGACACTCAATGGCATGATTGGCGATATGCGTTGTGGCATAGTAATTTGTTCCGCGTTCCACCGGAGGCAGCTTTTGATCATCCTGTGTGTGGCGCTTGGGATAAAAGAACCGATCATGATCTTCCAGTGAATAAGAACGATCGAATCCCCCATCCAGCTGCTTCCCGTCGATGTGCCATTTGCCGGAATGATACGATCGATACCCGGCTGACTTCAGCAAAGCCGGAAGCAGCGGTGCCCATGCTGGCCGCTGTCCCTGTCCGCCACGGCGTCCTGTTCCAAAATGAGCGTCCCGCCGGACCTGTTGCGCGTAGTAGCCGGTCATAATCACGGCCCGCGATGGCCAGCAGCGGGCCGTATTGTAGAACTGGGTGAATCGCAGGCCATTGGCGGCCAGTGAATCAAGATTGGGTGTTTGAATTTCTCCGCCATAGCAGCCGGCATCCGAATAGCCCATATCGTCCGCCAGTATCACGATAATGTTGGGGCGGGCGGCAGAATCGTCGGAAGCCGCTTTAGCGACTGGAGTTGCCGCCAGACAGGCCAGGAGGGCCAGAATGAATCCTGCACTTATCGGTTGCACCAGGTTCATTTGGTGCAACAGCCATGGTGCTCTTCTCCGTGGAGTTATTGGGACACGCGTTCTTAACTCTTTCGGGGCGGTGAACATGAGTTTTGCTGATTCCTGACTGGCGATACCGTCTGCGAAAAAAGGGCCAAAGGACCGGGGCGGCAACCCCATGGCGCTCCTCTGGCTGGCACGAACAGGAAGGTCCCGTTCACTCATCATTCTACGGTCCTGCGGCAACCGGACACAACCAGGGAGAATTCTGATCATGGCACGAAACAGGAAACGCCAGGCGACGAAGGTGTTTGGTGTTGTGATTTGATTACAGCTGGTACGCGACCGTGGACGGCAGACGGACCAGACGTGCTCGGTCAGAACCTCGCGGTTTTTCACGAACGATTGCGATACCACCCGTTCTCATCGGTATCGCTGCGTACCCAGGCCAAGCTTTAGTCGCTTGGATTCTAGCCGCCATCATTGAGGGGGCACGCCGTGGAACTTCCTGTTCAGTGCAGCGGGCGACCGACTTGTCTTCAAATTGTTGGGTGGACCATCTATTGAACCACCTCTGGCTTCCGGGCTGGCTTGCAGTAGCATTGAATCCTGAGGTGGGGTGATGCGATTGGCGTCGCGGCATTTGGTGAATTGGTCGACGGCGTCCAGCCAAAGTTCAGCCGACAAATTCAGTCTGCCCAGAATCGGTAGAGTGCTCTCTCGAGCAGCGCCCCATTTGCCGAGCTTCAACTGGCGGCCCGTCTGTCGAGAAGCTCCAGATGCTGCGGCAACGACATGATGAGACACCGCCTTTGCTGGATGCTCGGCGAATCGGACATTTCTCGCGAACCTACTTTCTCTTCAGCTCAAGTTCTACCGGAGTAAGCCATCCAGCCTATTGGCGGTGTTCGATCCGCACACCCTCTGCATCTACCGTGAAAACGTCGTCGGCTGTTTTCAGATCGGCAATGCGTCCAGGAGCACTCGTGAAGTCGCTCTTCTAGGGAGTCGCCGCGAGTCCCGCTCGAACGGGATTCAGACCCACATACGCCATGCACGCTGCGATCGCCGCTTCGTTGGGAAGCACGGTGGCCTTGAAACGCACTAACCACGAAATGCTCGACAGCCGAGCCCGAGGTTCGAGCAGCATTTTTCCATCGGCCATCAGGTGAGAGAATTGAGATTTTGTTACAGAGGCCTCCGCCAAAGAACCAGCCTGGCTGCAACGCTGAGGTAACGGCGTCCACTACCGACGAGCCACCTCTTCGTCCGACCAATCTTTCGCAACATCCGACCGACTTCTCAGGATGAGATGCAGATGATTGGACATCATCGAAAGACAAAGGACGTCCACGTCAAAGATTCCGGCCAGAAACTCCAGCTGTTGCTCCGGGATGCCCCCAATTCTCCGCGAATTGAAGGACGCTCCACCAAGAAGTGAAAGCTTCAATGAATATTTAGAATTTCCAACCCATAGTGAATCGCTAGTTACGCGTTATTCCTCGGCCAAGCGATTCGTAGGGTGAATCGCTACATGTTTCTGCCGCAAACGAATGCTGTTCGAACGTTGAGAGCCTGCGGACCTTCATTGTATCCGCGGTAACTGAGTCTGCGGGCTTGTAAACTATTGCCCGTACGGTACTCTGGGTGCGTGACTGATAAGTCCCCACATTAACAGAGCCACTGCTGAACATTTTGTCAGGTGTTTGGCAATGCAGTGCATTCGCCTCTGCATACCTTGATGCCTACTTGGCAGTACAGAAGTACATCCATATGGCGAATACTAGCCGAATTTCACGACGCAGAGATTGGGAAAACGCGGGCTCAACAGTTCTCGGAGTTTAAACCTTGGAAGTGACAGCAGACACCACAGACCCGACTTTCTCGATTCATGCTGAGTTGGTGGGTAGCATCAATTTCGCTGGTTATCAGAACTCTGTGCCTGTTTTGAAGTCGTTGAGCGTACGCAACAATGGCTCGTTTACGGCACGTGATCTAAAGCTATCCTGTGAAGTAATGCCCTCAGTTGCGCGGAGCCGTGTGTGGCACATTGATCGAATCGAACCTGAAGAAGAACTTGAGATCTTCGACCGTAAGATCGATCTCGAGCCTCAGTACTTGAGCGGGTTGAATGAAGCAGAACTCGGCCGAGTCGATTTGTGTTTGGTCGCCGCGGATGAGGAACTGGCCCGAGTCAGTTTCGATATACGAGTCCTGGCCCGCGATGAATGGGGAGGCTTTGCCTCTGGCCCGGAATTACTGGCGGCGTTTGTCATGCCAAATGATCCGGCCGTTGCTCGATTGATGAAGAAAGCTGGTGATACGCTTGGCCAACATGGACACTCGACGGCGCTGGATGGGTATCAGTCTCGCGACCTGCGTCGAGCATACATGCTGGCTGCTGCGGCATGGTCAGCCGTCGCTGCAGAGAAGCTAACTTACTCGAATCCACCGAGCAGTTTTGAGAAATCTGGACAGAAGACTCGTCGGCCATCTGTCGTGTTACAAAACGGCCTCGCAACCTGTCTTGATTCGACTTTGCTGTTTGCGTCTCTGATTGAAGGGATCGGCCTGAACTCAGTGATTGTCTTCCAACAAGGGCATTGCTTCGCAGGCGTGTGGCTTGCCGATACTACGTTGAAACATCTTATTGAAACGGATGTCAGCGAAGTCAGAAAGGCAATTACAGCGAAAGAGCTGATCGTCTTCGAGACGACTCTGATTACACAATCCCCTCCTGCTCGTTTTCAGGATGCTCAGGCCACGGCGGTCAAATCATTGAATCGAGAGAATGACGCCCGATTTGTTGCGGCCGTCGATATTGCAAGAGCGCGGTTGGCTCAGATCCGACCGCTCGCTTCGCACGAGTCAAATGAGAATCAGCCCACGGTTGCTGACAATCATGATTCTGGAACAGTGCCGCTTCCGAAAGTACCGGACCTCCCCGATCATCGAAGAATCGACCAGCCGGAAGAACTTCCGACGACTCCTCGAGGCCGCATCGAACGCTGGCAGAGCAAGTTGCTGGATCTGTCCCTACGCAACCGGCTCCTTAGCTTTAAGGACTCGAAACAGGTCGTGCCGTTCGTTTGTCCGGACGTGCCGCAGCTTGAAGATGCATTGGCTTCGGGAAAGAAAGTTCGTCTGATATCGCTGCCTGAGGAGAATCCAGTCGGTGAACGAGACGAGGCGCTCCATCAACGTGCGAATCGCAAAGACCTGAACACAGAGTTCGCACGCTTGGCGTTGGCTCGAAACGAACTGGCTTCACCGCTGTCGAAGAAGGAATTGGACGGTCGACTGATTGAGCTGTATCGCAAGACGAAAAATGACCTCGCTGAGGGTGGTTCCAATACTCTGTTTCTGGCCGCTGGGTTTCTCTCGTGGCGACGGGCAGCGGATAACGCGGTTTCATATCAGGCCCCTCTTCTGCTTGTGCCGGTGAAGTTGGTTCGAGCGACAGCAGCCTCTCCGTTTTGTCTTGCCAGTCATGAAGACGATGTTTGCTTCAATGCGACACTGATTCAGATGCTGAAGAAGGATTTTGGCTGTGATCTCACGGCTCTCGAATCGAATCTTCCCACAGATCAAAACGGTGTCGATGTTAGTCAGGTGTTTGAAATGGTACGGCGAGCAGTCCGTCAGGTACCCGGCTTCGAAGTCGTTGACGAAACGGCACTGTCAACATTTACTTTTGCCAAGTACTTGATGTGGAAGGACCTAACAGATCGACTTGAGCAGTTGACGCAAAATCGTGTTGTCCGCCATCTCGTGCAAAACCCCGACAAGGAATTTCAACCCGCAGTGTCGACACCGTTTCCACGCAATCGGGATATCGACAGGAAGTACCCACCCGGTCAGTTGGTTCATCCTCTTCCAGCGGATTCATCGCAGTTGGCGGCGATTGCTGCTGCGGATGCGGGGCACGACTTCGTGTTGATTGGGCCTCCGGGGACAGGAAAAAGTCAGACCATTGCAAACTTGATTGCGAATTGTCTGGCCAGCCGAAAGACTGTGTTGTTTGTTGCAGAGAAAACTGCTGCATTGGATGTAGTCTACAGGCGTCTAAAGAATCACGGACTTGGCGACTACTGTCTGGAGCTTCATTCGAACAAGGCGGAGCGGAAGAGCTTCCTGACGCAGCTCACGGATGCATGGAAGGCCAACGAGTACTCGAACGCGGACAGGTGGCTGGAAATCAGTGATCGAATGAGAATTCGAAGGGATCAGCTGAACGTGTACGTCGATGCTCTTCACGAAGAGCACTCGAACGGTTGGTCGGTCTTTCGTGCAATGGGCGTTTCAGTCAAGGGCGGTTCTTCGACAGTTGTTCCTCAAATCGATTGGCCGCCTACGATCAAACACGACAAATCAAAATATCAGGAGCTGGTTCGTTCGATCGAAGAACTGAGTCTGACTCGAAAAGAAGTCGGAGCCATACAGAAGCCTCCGTTTCTGACCATTCGAGAATGGTCTGCCGTCCGGGAAAAAGAGTTGTTTCAGGAAGCTGCCATACTGAGGAAAGCGGTAGCTCATCTGAGGCATACGTTACACGCATTTGCATACGGAATTGGTGTTGCCGATGTGTCTGATTCATCCAGCGATAAGCTTCAGGTTTATAGCAAGGTCGCCAAAGAACTGATCGCGACAGCAACCGAGAACTTCGGAATCATCTTTCACAAACATTTCGCCCAGCTTTCGATGCATGTGGATTCTCTGGAATCTTCGATTCGTGTGCTTCAGAAAGAGACCGCTCTGTTGAAGGCGGAGTACTCTGAAACTGTTCTTATGGAGATTC harbors:
- a CDS encoding TlpA disulfide reductase family protein; this encodes MLSFIRSFSFTILPVQLLLIALMIGRGPCRADDPVLHWVSGDNLPGKLVTADKETLSWQSLLFEQPMQIQLADLASVTWPQQERQSIPPGMHVFQMRNGDVLAGVLTGITEDEFYLQTDRHGLVKLLRKQMRLVHSGSQDSQPANASLLYAGPSGLTGWRHPLISSWTEPPGWVEERGGHVTTTRADAVMFRPLQLPDRYEVELILTSTECPSFVFSLGSNTDSSLRLEVWDQTLVAVSNDVFKEVRRLENNTRRLHLMLFVDHVAHRMIVYSESGQQLAELDTRNSSPGNPGLLIRNGSHDLSIEHLTVSQWDGSNFEGVKPEFSRIHLTNGMSYYGQLQAIVGTPDQAILITDDGKQPVKVSEIQGIVSHYANVPERSVSQIAATWSNGELISGEWMKADEKTITVQTLNSIDPIISSIESIQRIRLPATGTEQPLPDRLFFADGTLPGSLTIDNHPTHPILWTPPGGRNAVRLRSGQPARILAGRKGNESDYDADAFPDVIYLRNNDVIPCRVLQCTSQKIQLSSPFFDAVEVDAGVVRAIELANPKQPKKSGGGFSDPNWRRIVGSPDLKPDHVTFRASEAIGHASILNGDVVEFSLSWTENVSANVLLNLFTQIPSNQPGGPAIAFAIRDNTIMVMDGSVDGRRRADDVDTEIKLPAMKARITIFRQGNKLRVSVNGQVAQSFEMDSIDRTSRALLVRASVINRRRSSGIQPPNAVRANGNRVSPNPIEGETFVRLSNLQIRDTVGNSIRHFIDDDAKAITLTVPRFRSEAPATHVLMSPNGDLLRGHLINADETFVRFESQQETLQIERHRIASIIWLTPPPDIPSGAMGSDGTSEQVTGATLVKDEHAIQIVMDQGLAMSLIPGQMDDTALTGTSSMLGNCQIPSGSIREIFSGQWNSDENFASYTAWDLHHAPDPKWQMPTTDEQVMELVGEPAPDLSLPMLDGSPFRLSDHSGKVLILDFWASWCGPCTKIMPEYVRATSEFAPEKVMLVAVNLKEKPATVSKFLADRNLAPTTLLDRNGIGATIYGVSGIPCTIIIGPDGFVEAVKVGYQPGAAAELRQIVEKILNGTWKRQASGASPAKPNMPRINP
- a CDS encoding arylsulfatase, encoding MNLVQPISAGFILALLACLAATPVAKAASDDSAARPNIIVILADDMGYSDAGCYGGEIQTPNLDSLAANGLRFTQFYNTARCWPSRAVIMTGYYAQQVRRDAHFGTGRRGGQGQRPAWAPLLPALLKSAGYRSYHSGKWHIDGKQLDGGFDRSYSLEDHDRFFYPKRHTQDDQKLPPVERGTNYYATTHIANHAIECLQEHASEHPDRPFLSYIAFTSPHFPLHALQEDIDKYRTTYLQGWNKAQQSRGQRMKDLGIIHHDPPQMERELGPPYDFPKDLDKLGPGEIFRPLPWNELTETQQEFQATKMAIHAAMVDRMDQEIGRVISQLKQMNAFENTLILFASDNGASAEIMVRGDSHNPDAPMGSGETFLCLGPGFSSLANTPHRRHKTWVHEGGISTELIAHWPKGITSRGELRHTPGHLIDIVPTVLDVAGTRAPEEWQGEPVPKAPGHSLVPLFKEDGTVTHEELWWCHDNHRALRLGDWKIVASNGEPWELYDLSKDRGESTNLATAHPEKVTQLERRWNELSEQFQAQSAQ
- the mtnA gene encoding S-methyl-5-thioribose-1-phosphate isomerase codes for the protein MTVPCDLGATQDRVVARQNGNPMNDDKSGSDFQTLHWKGDAESGVLWMIDQTLLPEVFQEISCPTVEVVWDAIKVLRVRGAPAIGVAAAYGVVVGTQPHRHGTADEFANSLKQVSHFLATSRPTAVNLFWALDRMERHAASLHDLPPAEIHDGLLAEAKRIHQEDVQMCRQMGEHGAALLPESASILTHCNAGALATAGDGTALSVIYSAHRAGKRLHVFADETRPLLQGSRLTAWELSRRQIPVTVICDNMAAQVMKEGRIQAVITGADRIAANGDAANKIGTYGVAVLAKHHGIPFYVAAPSSTFDFNIPDGSLIPIEQRSADEIRCGFGRITAPMEAAVYNPAFDVTPASLITALITERGVIHSPTTQNIASLLGKS